The sequence TGTGCATGTTTTTTTGTACTTTTAATATCCCGATTTTCTCTTTCTCATACCAATTCACTTGAATAATGATACACGTTGGTAGGTAACAGTGCCCATTGGTGTCAACTTAACGTAAAACCCTTGTCAAAACTCGATTTTGGATTCACTCACTTACCATGACAATCCGCGTTACCCCACCCCGGCTTTGCTGGCGCAAAACCTCCCCTCCCCTTAGCAAGGGGAGGGGACGAAGGGGTGGGGTAAAACGCCTGGGGGACAAAGGTTTTAGCTTAAGTTGACACGTATGAACAGTGCCGTCGTGCCCCTACGAGAAATCTATCTGTATCAACTTTTTCGTGAATTGGTATTACTCTTCCCTAGCCCCTCATCCCTTTTCTTACTCGTCCCTCATCCCAAGAAAGCAATGCAACTATTATTTTCGCATCTACCAACTGTGAAAAGTACTTTTTTAACCGCGCTGTTAACCAGTTTGCAAGTACTTTTTCCTGTCAGTTCAACCTTAGCAACAGAAATCTGTCCTCCGGGAACAAAGCCAATAACTATCTATAGGAATAAGTCGAAGTTTCCTAATATTGATAGAAAGGGAAAAGCTAAAATTATTTGTGTCGCTACAGGTACAATTGGCGATACCGTTTTTAGTGACATCAATGCTAACCACCAGCAAGATGCAGAGGAACCGGGTATAGGTGGTGTCGATGTTTACTTAAGAGATTTGCATGACAATGTAATTAGCACTACTACCACTGACAGTAACGGTAAATATAGCTTTTCTGATTTGCTACCGGGTTCGTACACAGTTACTGTTCCCCATATCCCTGATGGATTCACCCCGACTCTGATTCCACCCCACCCGATTACTCTCACGGATGGACAGCATTTTGACCAAGCTGATTTTGGTTTCCGTCCTCCCAGCAATGGCTGGATTGGTGATACTGTGTTCCGCGATCGCAATGGTAATGGTATTCAAGACAACAACGAACCCGGTATTCCTGACGTCAAGGTAACTCTGACCCTTGCTGATGGTACTACTCGCAGCACCACTACCGATGGGAATGGTCTATATAGTTTCTCCCATTTACCCCCTGGAGCTTATCAGGTCGCTGCTGATGTCCCTCCTCGCCATGTCCTCACCACTGGGGTGAATCCTTTCCATATCAATCTTTTACCCAACCAACATCTAGATCATGCTGACTTTGGCTTCCGTAAAAACTTATCTGACGGCGGTAGCATCGGTGATACAGTGTTTAGCGATCGCAACGGTAACGGTATTCAAGACAACAATGAACCCGGAATTCCTAATGTCCTGTTGACTCTGACTCTACCAGGAACTGACGGGATTTTGGGCAATGACGATGACACAACGCAAACAACAACTACCAACGACAACGGTAATTACAATTTCCAAAATCTCCCAGCAGGTAACTACAAAGTCACGGTCACTCCACCTGCAGATTTTCCAGAAATTACCACCGGTAATCTCCAAGTTCATCTGAGTCTCGCAGCGAGGGAATCGCGGACGGATGTTGACTTTGGTTTCAAGCGATCGCTCAATGGTTCTATAGGTGATTTTGTCTTTAACGATCAAAATCGAGATGGTGCGTTAAATTCCGGTGACATAGGTTTACCAAATGTCAAGTTAACTCTGAAAAATACCGATGGTGAGATAGTTGCTACCACCACCAGCGATCGCAACGGTAACTATCTCTTTACCGATTTACCGTTAGGAAGCTACACGGTAGAAGTCTCACAATTGGACAACTTCAACTCCACGACCAAAACTATTTTGTTTGTGAACTTAACAACAGATGCACCAGATAATCTAGACATTGATTTTGGTTTTGCTAATAACAACTTAGTCCCAGAAGAAGTTAGTTTGCGATTAGTGAAACGAATTACCGCCGTCCTCAAAAACGATGGTCAACGTTTCCAATACAGCAGCTTCATCGATGATCCCAACGATAAAGATGACGAACAAATACAACCAAATCCTCTTGGTCAATATGAATTATTAACACGTTTATCCAGCGGTGACGAAGTAGAATATACCATCTATTTCCGCACTGGTCAGGCTTTAGAAAATCTCACCATCTGTGACTTAATTCCTCAAGGTACAACTTATGTTAATAACAGTATTTCTGTTACTAATGTTGGTTTTGGTGCAGAGCAAGGTAGATTTTTTTCGCCTTTAACGCCCTTAGAAGATGTTCCACAAAGTCAAGCTTGTGAGAATCGTCATAATATTAATGGAACGGTGATTGTTAAATTAGGAAACATAGCTGGAGGACAATTTGGGCTGGTGAGGTTTCGTGTCAAAATTGATTGAAAAATGGGAAGTTTAGAGTCAATTTTTTGGTGTTGAGGCTTGTTTAATACCAATTCGCAATTCGCAATTCGCAATTAATAAATTCAGATTGTATCTAGGTTTCAAGGTTTGAATCTGTTGCCGAATTTTAGAGAATTGGTATAAATTGAATTTAAACGCAAAGTCACGCGGAGAGAACTTGCGTGCGCGGGTTTCCGAGGCAGTGCGTTGCGGAGAGAAGCGCCGTGCGGGGGTTCCCCCCGTTGAGGCGACTTCGGGGGGTTCCCCCCGTTGTAGCAACTGCCGTCGCGTTGAGCAAAGTTCGGGAGGTAAGCGCAAAGGAATGTGAGGTAGTTATGGTTTTGTGGAGGGGGTGGGTCTGGGTTGAGAGAGTGTTTGTTTGGCTAGGTTATCGGCAGCTTGTTTAAATAATGGTTCTAGTTTTTCCTGCCAATATTTAATGTTGGGCAACTTTTCGGGATTGTCTCTAAATGCTAGAACTTTATCCCATTGTCCTTGTTCAATGGCGGTGTTGATATCGTTGAATATAGCATCTGCTTTTGCCCAGTCTTGTTGCCATTGGGCAATCATTGCGGCTGTTTCTTGGAAGCTAGAAGCGGCATTTTCTGGAAGAGATTTCAACAGGGCGATCGCTCCTGGTAAATCTCCTGACTCATACTTTTGTTGTGCTTTTTCTAAGATGGCTTTACTGTTATCAATCGGTTGAGATTTTTCGGTGTTAGCGATGAAGGGTTCGGTGCTGAATGGTTCTGGTTTTTTAGTTGCAGAAGTTACTGAATTGACAAGTTTTGGTTTTGGTTGAGTAGCGATTAAGGTATTATCGTCTACTGTTTTGATAGCGATGTTTTTTTCTTGGAGACATGATACCCATTGCTGATTATTATTAATTACATCAGCGTGCGCCCAAGCCACGTTTCCTGAGTTGAGTTTCAGTTCCACCCAACCCCGTTTTGTTTGTTTGCCGGTGACTACAAATTTGGTGTCTTTAGCGATTGTTTGGACAATATTATCAGCATTAATTGAACTGGGTTCGGAACGAATATTAGAATTGCCTACAACTACTGCTGCACATTGGTTGCCGGAGAGTATATCACCACCAGTCCAATTGCTAGCTAAATTTTTCACATTCGGATAAACGTGAGAGACTAAAGCTGCCGCACCACCTGCTAATAATAGACCCACGCACAATGGTAAGGGGTCTGGTTTACTGGTGTCTTGGCGGGGAGGTTTCGCTACTGCTCGATTCACCGGCGCCACGGCGATGGTTTGTTGGCGCGATTCTGGGAATGGTTGGGGCGTAGGTCTGTTGTTGACGGTGTGGGAAGCTTTTTGGGGTGCGGAAATGGCAGAGACGGGGTTAAAGACTTCCTGGAGGGCTTGTAGTGCAGCTTTGGCGCTTTGATAGCGGTCTTTGAAGTGATAGCGCACCATTGTGCTTAATATTGCTGCTAACCGAGAACTCACGGGTGCTAAATGTTGCCAGATAATTTCACCTGTGTCTTGGTCTTCTTCTAATTGGGCGGCGGGGATTCCTGTCAGGGCTTGAATGGCAATGATTCCCAAGGAATAAATATCACTGTTGGGGCGGGGTTTGCCTTGTCCTTGTTCCGTAGGCATGTAACCAGGTGTGCCGATTACTACCGTGGCGGTGGGTTGTCCGGCGACTGTGGCGATGGGATTTCGCAGTTGTTTGACTGCACCAAAGTCTACTAAAACTAATTGATTATCGGCGGTGCGACGGATGATGTTATCGGGTTTGATATCGCGGTGAATCACGCCTTGGCTATGGACAAATTCGAGAATACCTAAGACTTCTTGTAATAGTTGAATTACTTGGTTTTCACTCCAGCGCTTACCGGGTAAAAGTTCTTCACCGAGGGTGTTTCCTTCGATAAATTCTTGAACTAAATAAAATTCTTGGTTTTCGTCAAAGTATGCTAAGAGTCTGGGTATTTGATGGTGATTACCCAAATGCTCTAGGGTTTCGGCTTCGCTGTGGAACAGACGCTTGGCGGTGTCAAAAACTTTGGGGTCGGAACTGGCGGGTTTGAGGTGTTTGACCACGCAAATCGGGTTTCCTGGCCGCCTAGTATCTTGGGCAATATAGGTTTGACCAAATCCTCCGGTAGCGAGGACTCTAATTACTTGGTAGCGATGGTCTAGTAGTTTGCCGATCATATCCCCTCCCCAGGGTTAACACCTAAGTTTTGCCGATGGTGATCAATATCTCCAAATTTTCTGTGATCAAATCCGCTATCTTGAGAAAAGATTTGGAAAAAATACGCACTTTTTCATCAATGCCAAATTGTGAACTTTTTTTGCAATATCCTCTTGATTACCAATGCCACCTAAAATAAACAATTCAGTTGCATGGCAGCAGGCTGAACTCCTCATGCAACCTGCTTTCATTCGTGTGGTCGATAATATTCGCAAGCACCTAGATGTGTCTCCTTGGACGGGGACTTACCATGATGTCCTAGTTTGGCCTGCGGGGACGACTGAAGAAACAAAAGCGATCGTCACGGAGTTGTTGCAAGAAATGGAAACCGCAACACCTGACCGAGGAGATGTCATCAGAGAGTATCTGGCGCGGATGCCAATGCCCCATCCAGGATATCATCTGCGTTTACAGCGTCAAGGGCAGGAGGTCAGCATTGATTTGTGGGAATTGTGTTATCAAATATGTTTTTTGAATTACACACCAGAGCAAGAAGTAGCTGATATTGATACTAGTTTAATTGATGAAAGGGGGGAGGTGGATTGGTTGCGTTTGGAGGCGAAAACTAAGGAGACAGTGGGTGAGGTATTTGCTAATTTATCGGCATAGGAAAATAAATGCGATTGATTTTATACAGTAAACCCGGTTGTCATTTGTGTGAGGGTTTGCAGGAAAAGTTGACACAAATTGTGGAAATGGGCAACTTTGCGGCTCTAGAGTTAGAAGTGCGGGATATTACAATTCGTGAAGATTGGTTACTGGCTTATCAGTATGAAGTGCCAGTTTTATTTTTAGTTAACCATGAACAGCTAGGCGCGGTGGAACAACCTTTACCGCGTCCTTCTCCCCGTGCTAGTGTGCAACTTTTGGAGCGAATGCTGCATCAGTATTTATCCAATTAGCAGAAAATAATGCAGAATAAGCGCAAGTGAAGTGTGTGACGAGGTTCACAAGATGAAATTGCGGGAATTGTTGGCAGCGGTGGATGGAATTGAGCAGTTACCTGATGCTCCTGGTTTTGGGGATGTGCAGGTAACAGGTTTAAAAACGAATTCTCATGCTTGCGGTGTGGGAGATTTGTTTATAGGGATGCCGGGATTAAGGGTGGATGGTGGGGAATTTTGGCCGAGTGCTCTAGCTGCTGGTGCGGTGGGGGCGATTGTGTCTGTTGAAGCTTTGCAAAAACAGCCGCCTCATTCTCAGGCTTTGGTAATCAGTGCGGCTAATATGGCTCAAGTTTGTGGTCAGATAGCCAGCGCTTTTTACGGTTATCCTGGGCACAAGTTACAGTTGGTCGGTGTGACTGGTACTAATGGTAAAACTACGACTACTCATTTAATTGAGTTTTTGTTAACTAGGGCTAATTTACCCACGGCTTTGATGGGGACGCTTTACACTCGCTGGCCTGGTTTTGAGCAAACTGCTATCCACACGACGCCGTTTGCGGTGGAATTACAACAGCAACTGGGAGAAGCTGTCGCTGCTGGTTGTGAGTTTGGGGTGATGGAGGTGAGTTCCCATGCTTTAGCTCAGGGGCGAGTTTTGGGTTGTCAATTCCGGGTGGGTGTGTTCAGTAATTTGACTCAAGACCATCTGGATTATCACCGGGATATGGAAGATTATTTTGCGGCGAAGGCGTTGTTGTTTAGTCCTGATTATCTCCAGGGACGAGCAATTATTAATGCTGATGATGGTTATGGTAAACGTTTAATTGCTGGCTTGAGTCGGGAGCGGGTTTGGAGCTACAGCGTCAATGATAACAGTGCAGATTTATGGATGAGTGATTTAAAAACTCAGCCGAACGGTGTCAGCGGGATTTTGCATACACCCCATGGTGATGTGGCGTTGCGATCGCCTTTGGTTGGTCAATATAATTTAGAAAATCTGTTGGCTGCGGTAGGTGCGGTTTTAGATTTGGGGTTAGATTTACAGTTAGTGGCGGCGACTGTATCTGAGTTTCCCGGTGTTCCTGGGAGAATGGAGCAGGTACAAATCGTTCCTGAACAAGATATCAGCGTGATTGTTGATTATGCTCACACTCCAGATAGTTTAGAAAATTTGCTCAAAGCTGCGCGTCCATTTATTCCTGGTCGGGTGATTTGTGTGTTTGGCTGTGGGGGCGATCGCGATCGCACCAAGCGTCCGAAAATGGGTAAAATCGCCGCTGAGTTAGCCGATGTGGCGGTGGTAACATCCGATAATCCCCGGACTGAAGACCCGGAACGAATTTTGCAAGATGTATTAGCGGGGATTCCTGACTCTATCACACCGATTGTGATTAGCGATCGCGCTACCGCTATCCGAACTGCAATTCTCCAAGCCCAACCGGGAGATGGCGTCTTGTTAGCTGGTAAGGGTCATGAAGACTATCAAATTCTGGGAACCGAAAAAATCCACTTTGACGACCGAGAACAAGCGCGAGAGGCTTTACAGGCTAGATTGAGTAGTCAAAATTAATCAACACAGCAGACATCAGCAATAGACCAAAAGCCCCTGCGGGAGGAACGGGAACTGTTCACAGTTAAGAGTTCCTATTCCCTATTCCCCGCGATGCACTGAAGCTCACTCGAAGTGTCCCCTGTTCCCTCTTTCAGCTAAATTCTATATTTAGAAACTTCAAATCAGCTTGCCACGGTTGATGCTAAATGATAAACTCCATTAGCCTCATCAGTAATGATTAATTAAATGAACAAATTTAAATATTACTAATATTGGCAATAGGGATATAAAGAGTTGATTATGGAAAGAACACAGATACATTCAATTCTGTTAAATTGCATAATTATTCGTAATTAATATTTACTTCCGAAGATTGTTTGTCATAAATTTACATATATCTCTTATCAAAGTCATTCTTTATTCTCCCTGGTTGTGGTTGACTCATGAATGAATCTCTGGCTCAGGATTTATCCCTCTATCAGATAGCTTTGGGAGTGCAAGAGCCTCCCCAGCAACTATGCCTCAGTCCGGCGACTCTGCTATCATTAGTCAAATCACAAATTGACTTATTGATTGAGCGGCAAATTCAAGCTACTGTGTGGGTGAAGCTGCCACCAGGAAAAATTTGGTATTCAGAATTAACTCGTTATCAATCTTCTGTAAATGCTGCTAATGTCATTTATAATTGCCAATTAATAGAGAGAAGGAGAGACAGAAATTCATCTAGTTCTCCGTCCCCAATTCATATAAAAGCGCGGGAAGAATTCCGCACAGAGAAGACATTGATTAATCAAGTAGGTGTGCAGTTGTTACCAAATAGGTCACTGCAACGAGAATATTTTTTACTTGTGTTGTCACCGCAGTTTAGCAGTTTAATTGTGGCTCGTAGACCATTAAAAAGACGCAAAACCCGCTTGCTACCGAGAACTAACACTACTAAAACCCCTCCATTGCTGACAATAACTACCTTAGAAAATAAGGTAATTCAGGAAGTATTAGATGGGATAAAACAACAGGTGAGAACGCCAGCAGTATCGGCGATCGCCCAGACTGATTTTATTTGCTCCACCACACCAGAACCAGCCTTAATCAGTCAATTATTAGCGCAACAACTACAACGGCAAAACGAAGTTAATCGCCAAATTATAACTCGGCAACTAGGAAAATTACGACAACAAAATCAACAATTGCAAAAAAAAGAGCAACTCAAAGATGAATATTTAAGCAACGTCTGCCAAGAATTGCGGACACCTCTGACACATATGAAAACATCCCTGTCGTTGTTAAATTCTCCTAATCTCAAGCCGCAGCAAAAACAACGATATTTCCAGATGCTAAATACACAGTGCGATCGCCAAAATTCCCTAATTAGTGGTTTATTGGCTCTAGTGAATCTAGAACGGAATTTAGCGGGGATGGCGTTGGAGACAGTACACCTGTCAGATATAGTACCCGGCGTAGTTAGTACTTACCAACCAGTAGCACAAGAAAAAGGCATCATGCTAGCCTACACCATACCCACCGAACTTCCACCCGTGCGGTGTGTGAGCGGTGGAGTCCGGCTGATCGTCATTAATTTGCTACACAATAGTATTAAGTTTACTACTAACGGTGGTCAAGTGTGGGTGCGGGCACGTGCCCACGGCGATTATGTGCAATTAGAATTCCGTGACACAGGTGTGGGGATTGCAGAAAATGAAATTCCCAAAATCTTTGACAGCTTTTACCGGGCGCGTTCTAGCGCTACCGAAGACTCTAACGCTCCTGGATTAGGCTTGACAATTGTGCAGCAATTACTTTGGCGCTCTGGTGGCTCAATTTCCGTGAAAAGCAAGCTGTATGAAGGTTCCAGCTTTGTAGTCCAGCTAGCGATCGCTCGTGACTCTGTGAGAATATAAGCTTACATGTAGAGACGTAAAATTTTACGTCTCCACAAAAATTTTGGTGCAATGCCAAATTGTTTTCATACCTTCCATCACCAACGCCTTAATTTAAACATTTTTGAGCTTGGTCACTTCCAAAGGCAAGAAAATAGTCATAACTTCCCCATATTGAGGACGCTCACGCACAATTAATTTACCACCAATCGCTTGAAATAAATGCTTTGTCGCCGCAATATTGAGACTAATTGTCCCCGTTTCCGGTTGAAACATCAGCAATTGACCAAGCGCTCTGCGGATTGGTGGCTTTGCTGGTGTAGCGGTTTTACTGGTATCTTTGCACTGGGGTTGGGGCGATAATTGCAGTTTGAGTTGATCTCCAGCCGGAATCACCTGTACTTGAATGTGGCTACCTGGAGGTAAGCTGCGAGTGAAATTCTCCATCAAACCAGTGAGAACCTGATCGAGCATATTCGGATTGCTGACCACGGTTGGTAGTTGTTGAGGTAAAACCACATCTAGAGTTAAGTTTCGCCGTTGCGCTGCTTGTTGCCAACGAGGTATACTCTGCACCAACACTTGATCTAAAGACATCGGTGTCAATTGAGAGCGTGTAGGTTTCACCGTCGTGGAGGTTTCTAATTCCGCTGCTTTAAACAGCAATTCCATCCTGTCGATTTGCTCAGTGCACTCATGATCAATCACTTCTAGACGACTGATCACATTCGCAGGTAAATCGCGCCGCTTCAACAGCAGACGTGTCATCGTGCGAATTGTGGTCAAAGGGGTGCGAACTTCATGAGCAAAAGCTTGCAGCAATTCTACATCAGAACGGGGAGGCGAAGAAGAAAGAGGAGCACAGGGGTAAGAAGAGAAATTTCCTTTATCTTCCCGCAATTCTTCCTTGCTAACTTCCGGTTGTGTTAATTCTTGCAGTAAAAACTGGCTGAATTGGCAGACAATCTGATAGTGTGGGGCTATTGGCGAATATTGTTCAGCTACAGTGTCCAGTTCTGTAAAAAAATCTGGATTAGTCAGCATGACTCGTGCTCCTAAAGCTTGCCAAGCCCGCCGCACTACCTCTGGATCAAAAGAAAAAGAAAATGTTTTCTGACCGTTGTGGTGATTTGCTAATACTAAAACTAGGCGAAATTTATCTGTAAAAACTAAGCAAAACTGCTCCCTGGCCAAAGGATCGGCTGGTAGTAAAGGTAGCACCGATTCATGAGGAGAGACTTCATCTATTGTAGCGATCGCCGCTGGCATCTGAAACGGCATCAGCGCCAAAGGGTTAAATGGTTTAGCGGTAAAAGTTACTGTTTGTAAACTCTGAGTCAGTTGTGGCTGACTGAACAGGGGTGCTGGCGCAGCTAAGACCAATCCTTGGGTTTTTTCACTTGGAACAGTTGCTAATGTCTGCATCAGCAGGTGTTCTGTCGCTGCTAGACTGACGCGCCATTGCTGTTCTGCTTTGGTTGGTGAACACTCAGCCACATTTGATTGGCTTTCGGCTAAGATTTCGCTAAGACTTGGCAATATCCATTCGTACACAAGCTTTCACCCCTTAATTGCATAATGACCAACAGCTTCTAGGTCAGGCATTCCCGTACTAATTATGAGGTTATAGTTATTTCTGCACTAGCGAAAGTCGTAGAACCGAACAACATGGGCGCAATTCCCCCTAGGGCGTGTTTTCATTAAGAGGGAACAGGGAACTCTTAACAGGGAACAGGGAAATCCCCATATTTAAAGGGGATTTGAAGCGGACGTATTTTGTCTGGCGCTGTGCGTCACAAAAAAAATGTTTTTATTTTTTTCATCAATAAATTCAGGGGCTTCAAACCCATATTCTTCGGGGCTTGGTGACATCCTATACTGCCACGAATTTAAATTATTTATTAACTAATAAAAACAAACTATTGCCAATCCAATCAACTAGACAATTAAGTAAGTTGATTTTTCATTAAGACTACTGAATATCAATGCTATTTTTTATCTCAATTTCTCTTTTGCGTCTATATCCTTTCTTCAGTCAAAGCATAATTGCTCATAAAACCCCGACATCAAAAGACTTTCAAGTTTATTACTTGCCAGATCATAAGATTATATGAAAAAATGTGTTAAATCTGTGCAAATTTGATAGCATCAATTAACCATTGTTGGCTGCATACTCGCTCTTTGCATCTAACACTTGGTATCTAATGTCAAGCTATACTCAACAGGATAATGTACTGAAATAAAATTGGTTATTTTGTGGCATCTATACCAATTTAAATTTTCAGTAACCTGATTGTTTTAGCTGTTCTGTGATGACAAATTTAATTGTTATTTAACATTCGCTCCTCAACGTGACACACAACTGAATTAATTCCATCAAGTACCTGGAGGGGAGACGAAACAGCCTAAAAAGCTTGGTGTATAAGATGGGTAGCGTTTTGTGATAGAAAAAGGTAGGTCTAGTTTTGTCAATAAGACCTACTTAATGATAATGTTAGCTATATTGTACCAAAAGCACTTAAAAAGTCAATTGAGTTTAGCAGAATATCTGTTGCTAAAAATTTTGATACATCTGTTGCAGTCAATCAAAGAAGTAACTTTAGAAAAATTAGCGAATGCGCTACCTTTGGGAATTAAATTTGAAAGCAGAAGAAAAAGAATACAAAGATTTTTATCATTACCAAATCTCACAATTGAAAAAGTTTGGTTGCCAATTATTCAAGAACTAATAGCAAACTACTTCCAGAATGAAAAAATTATTTATATAGCAATTGATAGGACTAATTGGAGTCGGATAAACTTATTAATGGTCAGCGTGATTTGGGATAAAAGAGCCATACCAATATATTTTAGTTTGCTGCCCAAATTAGGTAGTAGTAATCTCACGGAACAGCAGAAAATATTATCGCCAGTTATAGCAATATTGAAAGATTATAAAATCTGTGTGTTGGGGGATAGAGAATTTTGCTCGGTAAAACTAGCAAAGTACCTTCAGAGCAAGGATGTATATTTTTGTTTGCGATTGAAAAAGAATGAATTTGTAGAAATTAAACAAGATATGTTTATGGAGTTAAGCAGTTTAGGATTAACTCCTGGAGTATCTTTTTTATCAAGGGAGTTAAGGTAACAAAGACTCAGGGTTTTATCAGTTTTAATGTGGCTGGTAAGTGGCAACGTAAAATTAACGGAGTAGCACCCAAAGAAGCATGGTTTATTTTAACAAATTTTGACACCCTAGAGTCAGCAATTGCTGCTTACAAAAAGCGATTTGATATTGAAGAAATGTTTAGAGATTTCAAAACAGGTGGCTATAACTTAGAAAACACTAATGTTCAAGGTGAACGTTTTATTTCTCTAGTTTTGTTGATAGCGATCGCTTACACCTCTGCAACAATTAATGGTCAACTTATTAAACGCAAAGGAATCCAAAAATATATAGCTCGGATTAAAGAAAGGAGTCGTTCTCAACGGAGACACAGTAGTTTTTATATCGGCTTATATGGTCAAACATGGGTACATTTCAAGGATAGCTGTATTGATTTAGTCACACAATTAATGAGAATTAATCGTAATAAGTGGAAGCATTATCAACAAGGTTTAAGAGCCATGAAGCTTATTGAATCTATATTGTAGCTTATTTCGTCTCCCCTTCAGTACACAAACATAAGTCTGTTCTCGCTCTATCTGAGAGCGTAAGAAAAATATCGGACAAGCCACCATTAGAAAATGCAGTAAAATTACCTTGCTAGGTTCATCTTCTAGTAGTCTGGAACCTTTAAGCGCTCCTGGAATCATAAACTGAGAAATGAATGCTGTTTCTGGGAATTGCTCTGTTGGCTCTTGTGAAGAATTTTTGAGTTTTTCTAGCAACCCCGTCCCTTGAGCTTTTTGATGTGCATAACTATCAATAGCTTTATAGGTCAATTTTTGAGGTGATGCTGACTCTGCTACTTTTACGTCAAAGCTTCGCGGAGTTTTCTCGCCAGGGCGCATCTTGGGATGCTGTAAAAAGGTAGCACATAATCCGTTATGAATTGCAATTTTTAATTCTATTTCGTCAGACGGAATGAACTGCCCTGGTAAATCTATGATTTTTTCAGAAGTTAACCTAAAGGAAGCTTCCAGGATTTGTTTTAAAGCTGAATGATCTGTAAGATTATCCCAATATAAGCGAACTTGTAGGCGTTCTACTTCAGTTTTAATATCCATTGGTGCTGCATTTCCCCAAGCCCGAATTGTTGCTGCTAGCCCTCCTAAAGCAGCACGGTGGTAAATCGTATAGCCTAGATCATCTAATCGGTATAATAATTCCAGTCCCATTTTATTAATTTATAGGTACAAAAATGCCACAGCCCATACGGTGTTTTCCACCTAATCCATGTTGTTGTAACTTTAGAGAGTCTTTTGGGTTGAGACCGGAAATTTCCACCCCAAAACCAACATTAATATGCCCTTTAATTTGAATGACTCGCCGTGCCAAACCTCCAGATGGATTTGAAGCAATGCTTACATCACCTTTGATTCCTAAATGAACA is a genomic window of Fortiea contorta PCC 7126 containing:
- a CDS encoding sensor histidine kinase, translating into MYEWILPSLSEILAESQSNVAECSPTKAEQQWRVSLAATEHLLMQTLATVPSEKTQGLVLAAPAPLFSQPQLTQSLQTVTFTAKPFNPLALMPFQMPAAIATIDEVSPHESVLPLLPADPLAREQFCLVFTDKFRLVLVLANHHNGQKTFSFSFDPEVVRRAWQALGARVMLTNPDFFTELDTVAEQYSPIAPHYQIVCQFSQFLLQELTQPEVSKEELREDKGNFSSYPCAPLSSSPPRSDVELLQAFAHEVRTPLTTIRTMTRLLLKRRDLPANVISRLEVIDHECTEQIDRMELLFKAAELETSTTVKPTRSQLTPMSLDQVLVQSIPRWQQAAQRRNLTLDVVLPQQLPTVVSNPNMLDQVLTGLMENFTRSLPPGSHIQVQVIPAGDQLKLQLSPQPQCKDTSKTATPAKPPIRRALGQLLMFQPETGTISLNIAATKHLFQAIGGKLIVRERPQYGEVMTIFLPLEVTKLKNV
- the cas8a1 gene encoding type I-MYXAN CRISPR-associated Cas8a1/Cmx1, encoding MGLELLYRLDDLGYTIYHRAALGGLAATIRAWGNAAPMDIKTEVERLQVRLYWDNLTDHSALKQILEASFRLTSEKIIDLPGQFIPSDEIELKIAIHNGLCATFLQHPKMRPGEKTPRSFDVKVAESASPQKLTYKAIDSYAHQKAQGTGLLEKLKNSSQEPTEQFPETAFISQFMIPGALKGSRLLEDEPSKVILLHFLMVACPIFFLRSQIEREQTYVCVLKGRRNKLQYRFNKLHGS